The genomic interval GCCAGGTACTGCAACCAAGGCACATACCGCCGGCTGTTCCTTCTACGGATGACCATGGGCACAATTCCCCCCGCCTCCCGGAGGAGGTCTCCAAGGTAGCCCTTCGGGCTGACCATAGAAGTGGCTTTCGTACCCCCGTCCAGGTAGAGCTCCGCCCCCTCGGGAAGGTCCAGGGGAAGAAGGAGCAAAGAGCTCAGATCATGTAGGCTCCCGGGGTCAGGCTCACTTCATGGATAAACTTCCCGTCGTCCACCAGGAGGTGGAGCTTGGGGCCGTGGAAGTAGACCCGTTTGCTGGGGATGAAGCCGCGGTAGGCCTTGTCTGGGAAAAGGCGGGAGCGGGGGGCGCGGATATTCTCGCAGGCGGGAGGGGGAAGGTGTCCAAGGCGTAGGCCTGGGCCTGGTGGAGGTTTTCCAGGCCTGGGCTAGGAGGTGGGTCAGCCCCGAAGGGGCTATCTTGCGAAGGGGGAGGAAGAAGGGTATAGGGCGTGGAGTCTGCGGTTGAAGCGACTTGGGGAGGGGACGTAGGTAAAGAGGCGCAGGTCTTTGGCGAGGGCCAGGGCCTTGTTGTGCTTGCCGCCCAGTTCCATGGCGGCCAGGATGGCGAGGGTCAGGATGGCGGAGGCTGGGTCTTGGCTTGGGGGTCGTCCTTGTAGCCCAGGGCCTGGAGGGCATCGTCTATAATGCAAAAGGCCGCTATGATGCGCGACAGCATAGCGGCCACTATTTTTTCAGGCCTCGGGATAGGTAGCAACTTGGGTTAACATAGCACGGCGGGCGCCCGCTGTCCAGCGATCCATCTGGCGGTCCTTCCCGGACGGCGGGCGGTGCACTATAGTTTGGCCAAAGCTCCGGCACCGGGGCCGGTGCCGCGCCGCGGGGGGATGGCCGATGACGGGTGCACACTGGGACGCCGTGTTCGACGAGGATTACCTGTACTTCTACGAGACCTTCTTGCACGACGAGCGCAACGAGAAGGAGGCCGAGCTCATCGCCCGGCTCCTCGACCTCGGTCCGGGGGCGGATGTGCTGGATGTGCCTTGCGGGCACGGCCGCATCGCCGTGCGCCTGGCGCGCCGAGGCTGCCGCGTGACCGGCCTCGACGCCAGCCCGCTGTTCCTGGAGCGGGCCCGCCAGGCCGCGGCGGCCGCGGGCGTCGGCGTCGAGTGGGTCCACGGCGACATGCGGGCCCTGCCGTTCGGGCGAGACTTCGACGCCGTGGTCAACTGGTTCACCTCCTTCGGCTACTTCGACGACGAGGAGAACCGCCGCGTGCTGGCGGAGTTCCGGCGCGTGCTGCGGCCCGGCGGCCGGCTGCTGATCGAGACGGTCCACCGCGACCGGATCCTGCGCAGCCTGCCGCCCGGCGAGCCGGTGCGCTTCGACGTGGTCCGCCGGGCGACGACCTGATGATCGACCGCACCGGGTACGAACCGCTCACCGGGCGCGTGCAGACCGACCGCACCATCGTCCGGGACGGGCGTGTGCGCCGGTTCGCGTACGGGCTGCGGCTGTATACGCCGGTGGAGCTGCGGGACGAGCTGCTGCGGGCCGGGTTCGCCCGCGTCGAGCTGCTGGGCGACGAGGGCGGACCACTCACGCTCGACAGCCGGCGGCTGCTCGCCGTCGCGCAGGCGTGAGCGGGGCAACTACAACGTGCCCTAGCAGCGGGGCGGGGAGTAGGATCCCCCACCTCTTCCCGAAAGCCACCTTTCGCGCATGGAAAGGGGCCCCGCAGGGACAAACCCTGCGGGGTTTATGCGCTTTAGACGGGTAATGAGCGCATAAAGGCGGCAGAAGGAGGGGGCCACGAAGGCCCCTCTCGGGGGTGCATAAAGGCTAAACCCAAGCCTCACGGCACCGGGGGTAGGGTAGAACCCATGAAGGGCTTCGACCGGGAGGAGTACCTGGAGGAGTACGGCCCCGTGCGCTTGCGCACCACCTTCTACCGCCGGGGAACTCGGATGGGGGACTGGGGGTGCAGCTGGAGTGGGAGGACCCCGAGGAGGGCTGGGTCTGGGTGGCCCGGTACGACAGCGCAGGGGAAAGCCCCATCGAGACCGGAACCGTATCGCCCAGCACGAGGCCCTGCCCTTGCCCCCAGATCCCGCCGAGGCCCTGAAAGCGGCCCAGGAGGACCTGCGGGCCCACCTGGAGGAGTACATTGAGGCGTATCGGGCCGCGAAGGCCCAGGGGAGGCAAGGATGGTGAGCTTACCGGAGGCCGCCAAGCGGGCCATGCAGGCGGGGGCAGAGGTGTCCCGCTTCCTCTACGCCCACCCTGAGATCACGGCCCGCTTGCCCCAAAGCTACCGCCTGGTGGTCCTTCTCCTGGACGATCCCGAGGCCCTGGGCTGGGCCTTGGGCCAAGGGAAGGCGGCGGAAGGACCTGTGATCTATGCCCTGGTCCGGGAGGGTCGGGTGGAAGGCCTCCTGACCCCAGAGGGACCGGTGGCCTTGGGCGGGCGGCCTAGCCCGCCCCGCAGGACCCAGGGGCACCACCAGGCGCAGCCAGCGCCGACCCCTTTCGTCCACCCCGGAGAGGAGGCGCAAGGGCCGGCCCGGGAGGTGCCGGGCCACCACCGCCTCCAGCTCCCGGGCCAGGGCCTCCCGCCTCTCCGGGGCAGCTCGGGGTCTCCAGGAGGAGCTCCACGGTGTCCCGCTCCAGGTTCCGGTCCACGGCTTCACCTCGGGAGGACATCCTACGCTTGCCCCTCGGGAAAGGGGTGTTTTCCGGGCTCTAAGGCCCCAAGAAGGCCCGGGGGGAAGGGGGCAAGGGGAACCCCTAGGGAACCTGACCCCCGGCCTTCTAGGCCCCTTACAAGGGCGTTGAGGGCCCTTTAGGGAAGGTGTGCCCGGCCCCAAAGGGCTTTTGGCCGGGCAAGGGGGGTGAGCACCCCCCCGCTCAGCGCTCAGCGCCTTTCCCGAGCGGTGAGCGTTCAGGCAATCGAAGGGATGGCTGGGCGAGCGCTCACCCCGTCAGGCGGGGTATCCTGGCCCCGTGGACCCCACCCTTTACGCGCCCTGGCAGGCGGCCCGGATCCTGGGGGTCTCCCCCGCCACCCTGCGGCGCATGGCGGCCCTGGTGGAGGAGGTCCTGCACCCCTTCCCAGGGATGCGGGCGGGGGGCGGCTTTGGCCCGAGGGGTGCTGGGCCTCCTGGCGGAGGCCCGGGGGCGGGCCAAGGCGGAGGGCATCCCCCTGCGGGAAGCCCTCCTGCAGGTCAAGGAGGCGTCGGGGGCGGAAGGGGCCTTCCCCCCACCCCCGCCCCTCGCCACCCAAGCTTCTGGGGAGGAGGCCCTGGCCCTCCTCCGGGCCCTCCTGGAGCGCCTGGAGCGGGTGGAGGGGAGCTTGCCGCCCTGAGGGCAGAGAACCAGGCCCTGCGGGAGAGCCTGAAGGCCCTGGAGGCCCCCAGGCCCCGGCGGCCCTGGTGGGCCTTCTGGCGGCGGTAGGGGCCTAGGATGGAAGGGATGGCGGAGCCCGTGGAGGCCAGGAAGCCCTCCCCGCGGGGGAGGAAGGGACGAGGGAAGGCGTGGGGGAGGAGCGGCGGGAGAAGCGCCCCCGCACCCGCCCCACCAGGCGGTCCTCTTCCTCCCCGGCGTCCTGAGGGAGGGCCTCTTCCACGCGGAGAGGCTCCCCCGGGGGGTGCCGGTGGCCCTGGGGGGCAAGGCCCTCAAGGACCCCCAGGGGGAGGCGGGGGAGGGCGTCTTCGCCCTCTGGCCCCGCACCGACGAGGGGGGAAGGATCCTCTCCCTCCAGGTGGCCAGCCGCCTAAGGGAGCCCTACGAGGGGCCCCAGGCCGTGGTCCAGGGGGTCCTCCTCTACGCCGACCGGGAAAGGCTGGTCCTCCTCATCCTCCCCAAGGGGGCGAGGGCTTCAAAGTGGGCCTCAAGCGGGCCCGGGGCTTCGCCGCCCGCCTGGAGCCCAAGAAGGCCTACCGGGTGGAGGGGAGGCTGGGCGGCCCCTACCTCCTGGCGGAAAGGGCCTGGCCCTTGGGCAAGTACCTCCAGGCCAAGAAGGAGGGCCAGCCCCTCCCGCCCCCCATCCAGGGCCGGGAGAACCCCTACCTGGAGCCCGAGAAGGGAAGGGCCAAGCGGGAAGAGGGGGGAGAAGAGGCCCTCCCGCCAAGGAGCCCCCCAGGCCCTCCCCGGCCCCCTCGGGGGGAAAGGCCATACCGGAGAAGGGGCGGGAGAAGCCGTCCCAGCCCCCAAGGGGAGGAAGCCCCTCCCCCGCCGGGACCCGGTGCGGGTGTGGCGGGCCCCGGAGGAGCCCCCTGACCCCGCCCCCCGGACCTGGGGAGGCCCCCGGCCCTGGGCAAGGGGCAGCTGATGGGGATCGCGGGGACGGGGCCTTACTACCTGGTCCTCCTGCCCCAGGCGGTGCCCGAGTGGTGGCCGAAGGTGGAAAGGCTCCTCCCCGAGTTCCCCCGGCGCTACGAGGTGCGCTTCTACCCCGACGGGAGCAGGGCGGTGGTCAGCGGGGACCTGGAGGCCCTGAAGGTGTGGTACAAGCGGGTGCTCAGGGGGTGAGGGGGAGGGTGTGGCCCGAAGTGGTGGAGGTCTGCCCCCTGGAGGGCCTCTCCCTCTGGCTCCGCTTCTCCGACGGGAGGGAAGGGGTGGTTGACCTGAGCGGCTTGCCCCTCCTCGGGATCCTGGAAAGGCTCAAGGACCCTGCCTTCTTCCACCAGGTGGGGGTCGACCCGGAGACGGGCACGGCGGCCTGGCCCGGGGGGATCGACCTGGACCCCCTGGTCCTCTTGGGGGCCCTTGGCCCCTAATGAACCGCTACAGCCTGGCCACGGGAGCCCCTCCTCCAGAAGTGGCGGAAGGCCCTGAGACCGCCTAGGCCACCCGCCACTGGGGAGCCTGGCGGAGGAGGGGGAGGAGGCCCTGCTGGTTGAGGAGGTGGGCCAGGAGGGCACCGGGTCTGCGGATGCCCTCCTTGCGGGAGCTCATGAGGGAGGCGGCCAGGGCCTCGCGGACCCGGTTGATGGCCCACGCCACGAGGGCCAGGGCTCCTTCCCACATGCCGTAGATTTCGGCCCTGAGGGCGTTCCAGAGGACCCAGGCGTAGAAGCGGACGCTGCCAGGATCCTTGAACTCCTTAGCGAGGCCGAGGGCGAGCTCTTCCACCTGGCGGCGGCGGTCGGCAGGTTTGGCGCGGAGGAGGGCGGTGAGAGAGTCTATACCTAACGGGGTTTTTTGCCTGGGGGGGGATAACGAGAAATCCAAGAGAAACTCCAGCACCTCAGCATCCCCCTTTAGGGGTTTTTCTTTTGACTCTCTCAACGCTCGCCACGCGGTTCTCCCGCGCTCCACATCCCCCTCCAGGTCCCGCCACGGGTGGGCAAAGTCCTCCGCGTCCAACCGGGGCCTCCGGGTCCGGTGCGGCAAGCGCACCGCGTACAGGGTCCCCGCCGCGTACACCCCGCTCTTCCCCCGCAAGGTGGCCGCCGTCCGCCAGGCCGCCCGGGTGATGAGCCCCTTCTCCGTGAGCTCCCCCAAGGCCCGGTACAGGCTCGCCGAGGGGATCCCCAAGACGGCTATCAGGGCGTCGTTAGGCACAAAGAAGGTCAGCTGGCTCAGGCTCCGGGGAGGCCGCTTGCCCCAAGGAGCCGCCGCAGCCACGCCACCCCAAGGGCCAGGAGGGTCCGGTAGACCTCGCGGGCCCGCTCGCTCAAGGGAGGCAGGGTGCCCTCCGCCTCGCCCCTCGCCAGGAGCCGGTCCGCCACCGCCAGGGGGCTTTGGGGCAACACCTCCGGCGGAGGGGGGATTGGGCCAGCTCCGCCCGGGTGGGGATGGGCCCCTCCGGCAGGGAAGACAGGGCAGGGGGTGGGGGCAAGGTAGCCGCCACCGCCTCCGCCCCTTGGGGGTGCTCCTGCACCTCCTCAGGGGTCAGGGGCGCCTCGGGGAAGAAGCCCAAAAGCTGCTGGTAAATGGGGGGAACCTCCTCCCCACGCGCCCGCTTCCTGCGGGCCAAAGCCTCCAGGAAAGCCCGGCCCGCCGCCGAAATGCCTGCTTGAGCTTCTGGTTTTTGATATCCGCTTCCTCTAACTTCCTCCGGGTCATAAACCCCTCCCTCTTTTCGCGTCGGGGACACCATTTCCCCGCGCACCTAACGGGTGCCTCTTGCCTTTCCCGCTGGGAGGGGGTAGCTTAGGAACAAGAGAACTCCCGCAAAAACCTTGTGTTTCTGCCCCCTCCTCAGGGGTAGCCTGCTTTTGGTCCTCGCGCGGCCCTGCCGCTTTGGGCCCCAGGGGGGCCCGGTCTACCCGTTGGGGGCTATTATACCGACCCCTTCCCAAAGGCAAGAGGGGATCCCCCGCGCACCCCGTGCAGACGCGGGCTTTCGGCACCGCTGGTGCAGGGAGAAAGTGCGGCGCACCACACGGCAAAAGGCAAAGCCCCCCGGGTTTCCCGGGGGGCTTCCTCACCTATCCCTACATCCCGTGTCCACAGCGCCCCTTACAGGGCGCACCGTTAGCCTCTGGCAGGCATCGGCACAAGGTCGCTACAAGCGATGCTCTTCGCGTTCTTCCGTCCTCGTCTTTTTTCCTCCTCCTTCGCACGGCAACCCGCCAGGGCGGTGTCTGCTGCCCGTGTGGTGGGCTCTACCCCCGGTTTTCGGCCTCGGGACGGCCGTGGCTGTCCCCGTGTGGCCGGGACACGCCCCCGATTTAGGGCCTCGGGATGGCCGTGGTTGGTCCACTCCGGGGGACCTCCCGGTGGCCTGGCCCCCACCAAGCACCAGGAATCCCCACACGCCTACCCAAACCGCTACGGGTCTTCCCTCCACCAGGTTTCCCTGGCTTCCACGGTACTCACCCGCTCCGTCCCTGCCGTTATCCCCGCTTATCCGGTCCTCGTTGAGCGGGTTTCCCCGCCTCCTAGACCGTTTTCCCGCGGCCACCGATGGGGTTCGCCACGCTCCCATCGGCGTACCAGCCCCTATGGGTTCAGGGCTGGAGGACACACCCCGGTGCGGCATTGCCGCCCGTGGGCACGGCAGGGTCGCCATTCCCGTCCACCGCGTTGTCAGACACCTAGCCCACCGGGTCCAGAAGCCTTGCCTACCCCGCCTATGGGCGGGATCCCCTTCAGGGTGCGTGGGTAAGGGCCGGAAAACCCTCACGCAGGGGGAGCTCGGCTCAGCCTCCTTCGTCCCTCGGTTCGAAGCCCTCATCAGGCCCCTTGGGCAGGCCCCCGTGTGGGGGCTCTTCGGTGTCGCCCTAGCCGTATAGCTGGAGCGTCCGGGTTTCGGCATGTACCCCTTCGGCGTCCAGCCACGACACTTGACCCATGACTCAGCACCCCTCGGGCCTGTGGCACCCTCGGAGCACCCATGGGCGGGCGCACCACCCCCTCGTGGTGCAGGGATCATCCCCTCCGACGGCGACGGCTGGCTCGTACGGTCGCCTTCCGTGTGAACCGACCACCAGATGCGTGGCGATAGGACGGTGCCTTTCACGGGGTCGCCCTCGATTCCGGCACCACCCCCGCCCCAAACCGGACGGGCCCAACTAGGGCATCCGGCTTTCCCCGGCCCAGGCGGGACGGGTGGGGAGGGCACCTGGTGGGGGCCAGGCTCACGAGGTAGGTATAGCGGGGAGGGTCTTGATCCGACCCTTTTTACGTCCCCCCCTCCCCTCCCCCCTTTTAGGTCTTCTTTCCCCTTCCCTACGGGAAAGGACAAGGCGGGAGTCTCCCCTTGCTACCCTCTCCCCCATGGGCCGCACCCCTTACCCCTGGCAAGGCCCGGTCTGGAAGGCCCTGCACCGAGCCTTGGCCCACCCGGGGAACCGCTACCGCTACGGCCTCCTCCTCCCCCCGGGGGAGAGGCCTCCCCGGGAGCGGGAGGGCCTGCGGGCCTTCCCTCTTCCCGAGGGAGGGTGGCTGGTCCTCTCCCGGGAGGCGAGGGTGGGGAACCTGGAGCTTCAGGACCTGGCCCAGCGCCCCTTGCGGGTGGGGCCTTTCCTCCTCACCTGGGGCGGGATGCGGCGGGACAAGACCCAGAGGGCCCGCTTCCTGGTCTCCCCCGCCTGGGTGCGGGAGCGGCAGAGGGAGATGGAGCGCCTGGTGGGGAGCTTCCGCTGGCCCCACGACCGGAAGCGGGTCAAGCCCCTGGTCCTGGCGGAGGCCCGCAGGCTCGTGGGCAGAACAAACGCCCTCACCCGGGAGGTGCGGGAGGCCGCCAAGGTGGGCTTCCTCCCCCGGCCACCGCCAACCGCTGGGACAAGGCGGTGCGGAGGAGCCTGCGGAAGGCCCTCACCGGCCTCGGGCTCACCAAGGGGGAGATATCGGAACTTCTGGGGCGGGTGGTGCGGCTCAAGCAGAGGAGGGGGGAATGAGAAAGCAAGATGCCATCCACGCCCTGGGGCGGCTTTTGACGCTTTATTGGCCCCTCACGGACGAGGTGGGGCTTGGGGACCTCCTGCGCCCCTACCTCCCGGACAAACCCGCCTGGACCGAGGAGGAGATCACAGCGGCCCTGGCCCGCCTCCTGGCGGACGTGGTGGCGGAGGGGTGGGACCGGCACGGAGCCCCAGCGTGGCCCGCCACCCCACGGAGGGTTTTGTGGCCTCCTTCGAGGGCCCCGGAGGCCCCTACACCGTGGAGGCCACCTCGAAGCGGGAGGCTTACCGGGAGGCCCGGCGGGAGTGGGTGTACCGGCTCCTCACCCGGTCGTGAAGCTTCACCGGGAAATCATACTGGAGGGGGGTCTATTACGGAATGAGAGGGGTGGGGAAGCGTAATGAACCCCGAAGGAAATACTTTTCCCGATTACCTTAACCCAAGTTGCTACCCAAGCATTTGTTGAGCCAAGAGATTTAGGTTGTGGGCCAAGATGAAGGAGAGCACCTTGATCACAAAACCCTCCTGGGTCACCGCATGGATGCGCCGCGGGAAGAGGGCATGGAGCATACTGCCCACCGTCTCCACCACCCCCTAGGTGTTTCCCTCACGGGAAAGCAGCCGCCCCACAATGGCCAGGTACTGCAACCAAGGCACATACCGCCGGCTGTTCCTTCTACGGATGACCATGGGCACAATCCCCCCCGCCTCCCGGAGGAGGTCTCCAAGGTAGCCCTTCGGGCTGACCATAGAAGTGGCTTTCGTACCCCGGTCCAGGTAGAGCTCCGCCCCCTCGGGAAGGTCCAGGGGAAGAAGGAGCAAAGAGCTCAGATCATGTAGGCTTCCCGGGGTCAGGCTCACTTCATGGATAAACTTCCCGTCGTCCACCAGGAGGTGGAGCTTGGGGCCGTGGAAGTAGACCCGTTTGCTGGGGATGAAGCCGCGGTAGGCCTTGTCTGGGAAAAGGCGGGAGCGGGGGGCGCGGATATTCTCGCAGGCGGGGAGGGGGAAGGTGTCCA from Thermus amyloliquefaciens carries:
- a CDS encoding class I SAM-dependent methyltransferase encodes the protein MFDEDYLYFYETFLHDERNEKEAELIARLLDLGPGADVLDVPCGHGRIAVRLARRGCRVTGLDASPLFLERARQAAAAAGVGVEWVHGDMRALPFGRDFDAVVNWFTSFGYFDDEENRRVLAEFRRVLRPGGRLLIETVHRDRILRSLPPGEPVRFDVVRRATT
- a CDS encoding DUF5647 family protein, with the translated sequence MQAGAEVSRFLYAHPEITARLPQSYRLVVLLLDDPEALGWALGQGKAAEGPVIYALVREGRVEGLLTPEGPVALGGRPSPPRRTQGHHQAQPAPTPFVHPGEEAQGPAREVPGHHRLQLPGQGLPPLRGSSGSPGGAPRCPAPGSGPRLHLGRTSYACPSGKGCFPGSKAPRRPGGKGARGTPREPDPRPSRPLTRALRAL
- a CDS encoding DUF2442 domain-containing protein, whose translation is MWPEVVEVCPLEGLSLWLRFSDGREGVVDLSGLPLLGILERLKDPAFFHQVGVDPETGTAAWPGGIDLDPLVLLGALGP